A single region of the Montipora capricornis isolate CH-2021 chromosome 13, ASM3666992v2, whole genome shotgun sequence genome encodes:
- the LOC138028640 gene encoding uncharacterized protein isoform X1, translated as MGSNPSVFLELFGSCKYGSIMSKNLIFFLLSLVHGGFGAKIVRLSSHPVRAFQGSDALFQWILNKHRPARHDFQRLVFGIWRNGYLSSYILSVTKDGEVIPNPSLRDEFPSLAERVQWKGDLAKSIAAFQVSQIEAEDQMDYGLRLEFFTLRDSQSDFLSLRVEVETKSAITAILSPPLSEAPGSNTSFRCEFQVGDPDKSVYDGITVGTWKRGGIYMTLLTLTKNETIILNPKLDQEVPKYIGRVQAKIWSIKTNNTSALSIEFRDLRQSDEKTYGCRMFFGPFQGSLGASVWINVEDHSEQYESRMTEESFEIRVRESVRLPCQALSEVIQLDGAFKVVYWSYCSSQKCHGEHIKWSWVAGMNRTGITRVNDTGPYGNRTTMFSNGSLEIVNVNPSDETVYRCTVERINYASPHSRFFLLKIDSRVPPKITSRSPDEVKVHEGNVLYLKCDAKGMPAPIKVWSRDGQALENTTLVDDHFILENATKADAGAYMCVASNSVGSDSYMVIVTILPTEVFLSKGPGPTSISTKEGLSGGEIAVIVVALVVVLSIAVILYCVWRNKARHDRQARRGKNAVNGTGAEVRVLYKAEGTVL; from the exons ATGGGAAGTAATCCATCCGTTTTCTTAGAATTGTTTGGCAGTTGTAAATACGGATCAATAATGTCGAAAAAcctaattttctttcttctttcacTTGTTCATGGAG GGTTCGGCGCTAAAATCGTCCGGCTATCGTCACATCCCGTAAGAGCGTTTCAAGGATCTGATGCTTTGTTTCAATGGATTCTAAATAAGCACCGTCCAGCAAGGCATGATTTCCAAAGATTGGTTTTCGGCATATGGAGGAACGGTTATCTTTCCTCGTACATTCTTTCAGTAACAAAAGATGGCGAAGTCATCCCAAACCCAAGCCTAAGAGACGAGTTCCCCTCCCTGGCTGAACGTGTTCAGTGGAAAGGAGACTTGGCCAAGTCTATAGCTGCTTTCCAAGTTTCTCAGATTGAGGCTGAAGACCAGATGGATTATGGATTGCGACTTGAATTTTTCACCTTGAGAGATTCGCAGTCTGATTTTCTTAGCCTTCGTGTTGAAG TGGAGACGAAGTCTGCGATCACTGCCATACTTTCACCACCCCTCTCAGAGGCCCCAGGGAGCAACACTTCCTTCCGTTGCGAATTCCAAGTAGGTGATCCGGACAAATCGGTCTACGATGGTATCACAGTTGGAACTTGGAAGCGAGGAGGGATCTACATGACACTACTAACTTTGACGAAGAACGAAACGATCATCTTAAATCCAAAGCTAGATCAGGAAGTGCCGAAATACATTGGAAGGGTCCAGGCCAAGATTTGGTCCATCAAGACAAACAACACTTCTGCGCTTTCAATCGAGTTTAGAGATTTGAGACAATCTGATGAGAAGACTTATGGATGTCGCATGTTTTTTGGGCCATTCCAAGGCTCGCTTGGTGCATCAGTTTGGATTAACGTGGAAG ACCACAGTGAACAATACGAAAGCCGAATGACAGAAGAATCTTTCGAGATACGAGTGAGGGAATCTGTCAGGCTTCCTTGCCAGGCATTGTCAGAAGTAATACAGCTGGATGGGGCGTTTAAAGTGGTTTATTGGTCTTACTGTAGTTCTCAGAAGTGCCATGGTGAACATATAAAATGGTCTTGGGTGGCTGGTATGAACAGGACAGGGATCACTCGAGTTAACGATACAG GTCCTTATGGAAACCGCACGACAATGTTTTCAAACGGCTCTCTTGAGATAGTCAATGTCAACCCCAGTGACGAGACGGTCTACAGATGCACTGTGGAGAGAATAAACTATGCCTCTCCTCATTCACGCTTTTTCTTGTTAAAAATAGATTCTCGGG TGCCACCAAAGATAACCTCACGATCACCGGATGAAGTCAAAGTGCATGAAGGAAACGTGCTTTACTTAAAGTGTGATGCAAAGGGCATGCCTGCTCCCATCAAAGTCTGGAGTAGGGACGGACAGGCCCTAGAGAACACAACTCTTGTTGACGACCACTTCATACTAGAGAATGCCACAAAAGCCGATGCCGGTGCTTATATGTGTGTAGCCTCTAACTCTGTTGGATCCGACAGTTACATGGTCATAGTCACCATATTGCCCACCGAAG TTTTTCTCTCGAAAGGACCAGGGCCTACAAGTATTTCGACCAAGGAAGGACTATCAGGTGGTGAAATTGCTGTAATTGTTGTTGCTTTAGTTGTTGTTTTATCCATCGCTGTGATACTTTATTGTGTCTGGAGAAACAAAGCTCGCCATGACAGACAAGCCCGAAGAGGGAAGAATG CTGTCAATGGCACAGGTGCAGAAGT AAGAGTTCTGTACAAGGCGGAGGGAACTGTGCTTTGA
- the LOC138028640 gene encoding uncharacterized protein isoform X2 → MGSNPSVFLELFGSCKYGSIMSKNLIFFLLSLVHGGFGAKIVRLSSHPVRAFQGSDALFQWILNKHRPARHDFQRLVFGIWRNGYLSSYILSVTKDGEVIPNPSLRDEFPSLAERVQWKGDLAKSIAAFQVSQIEAEDQMDYGLRLEFFTLRDSQSDFLSLRVEVETKSAITAILSPPLSEAPGSNTSFRCEFQVGDPDKSVYDGITVGTWKRGGIYMTLLTLTKNETIILNPKLDQEVPKYIGRVQAKIWSIKTNNTSALSIEFRDLRQSDEKTYGCRMFFGPFQGSLGASVWINVEDHSEQYESRMTEESFEIRVRESVRLPCQALSEVIQLDGAFKVVYWSYCSSQKCHGEHIKWSWVAGMNRTGITRVNDTGPYGNRTTMFSNGSLEIVNVNPSDETVYRCTVERINYASPHSRFFLLKIDSRVPPKITSRSPDEVKVHEGNVLYLKCDAKGMPAPIKVWSRDGQALENTTLVDDHFILENATKADAGAYMCVASNSVGSDSYMVIVTILPTEGPGPTSISTKEGLSGGEIAVIVVALVVVLSIAVILYCVWRNKARHDRQARRGKNAVNGTGAEVRVLYKAEGTVL, encoded by the exons ATGGGAAGTAATCCATCCGTTTTCTTAGAATTGTTTGGCAGTTGTAAATACGGATCAATAATGTCGAAAAAcctaattttctttcttctttcacTTGTTCATGGAG GGTTCGGCGCTAAAATCGTCCGGCTATCGTCACATCCCGTAAGAGCGTTTCAAGGATCTGATGCTTTGTTTCAATGGATTCTAAATAAGCACCGTCCAGCAAGGCATGATTTCCAAAGATTGGTTTTCGGCATATGGAGGAACGGTTATCTTTCCTCGTACATTCTTTCAGTAACAAAAGATGGCGAAGTCATCCCAAACCCAAGCCTAAGAGACGAGTTCCCCTCCCTGGCTGAACGTGTTCAGTGGAAAGGAGACTTGGCCAAGTCTATAGCTGCTTTCCAAGTTTCTCAGATTGAGGCTGAAGACCAGATGGATTATGGATTGCGACTTGAATTTTTCACCTTGAGAGATTCGCAGTCTGATTTTCTTAGCCTTCGTGTTGAAG TGGAGACGAAGTCTGCGATCACTGCCATACTTTCACCACCCCTCTCAGAGGCCCCAGGGAGCAACACTTCCTTCCGTTGCGAATTCCAAGTAGGTGATCCGGACAAATCGGTCTACGATGGTATCACAGTTGGAACTTGGAAGCGAGGAGGGATCTACATGACACTACTAACTTTGACGAAGAACGAAACGATCATCTTAAATCCAAAGCTAGATCAGGAAGTGCCGAAATACATTGGAAGGGTCCAGGCCAAGATTTGGTCCATCAAGACAAACAACACTTCTGCGCTTTCAATCGAGTTTAGAGATTTGAGACAATCTGATGAGAAGACTTATGGATGTCGCATGTTTTTTGGGCCATTCCAAGGCTCGCTTGGTGCATCAGTTTGGATTAACGTGGAAG ACCACAGTGAACAATACGAAAGCCGAATGACAGAAGAATCTTTCGAGATACGAGTGAGGGAATCTGTCAGGCTTCCTTGCCAGGCATTGTCAGAAGTAATACAGCTGGATGGGGCGTTTAAAGTGGTTTATTGGTCTTACTGTAGTTCTCAGAAGTGCCATGGTGAACATATAAAATGGTCTTGGGTGGCTGGTATGAACAGGACAGGGATCACTCGAGTTAACGATACAG GTCCTTATGGAAACCGCACGACAATGTTTTCAAACGGCTCTCTTGAGATAGTCAATGTCAACCCCAGTGACGAGACGGTCTACAGATGCACTGTGGAGAGAATAAACTATGCCTCTCCTCATTCACGCTTTTTCTTGTTAAAAATAGATTCTCGGG TGCCACCAAAGATAACCTCACGATCACCGGATGAAGTCAAAGTGCATGAAGGAAACGTGCTTTACTTAAAGTGTGATGCAAAGGGCATGCCTGCTCCCATCAAAGTCTGGAGTAGGGACGGACAGGCCCTAGAGAACACAACTCTTGTTGACGACCACTTCATACTAGAGAATGCCACAAAAGCCGATGCCGGTGCTTATATGTGTGTAGCCTCTAACTCTGTTGGATCCGACAGTTACATGGTCATAGTCACCATATTGCCCACCGAAG GACCAGGGCCTACAAGTATTTCGACCAAGGAAGGACTATCAGGTGGTGAAATTGCTGTAATTGTTGTTGCTTTAGTTGTTGTTTTATCCATCGCTGTGATACTTTATTGTGTCTGGAGAAACAAAGCTCGCCATGACAGACAAGCCCGAAGAGGGAAGAATG CTGTCAATGGCACAGGTGCAGAAGT AAGAGTTCTGTACAAGGCGGAGGGAACTGTGCTTTGA
- the LOC138028640 gene encoding cell adhesion molecule 2-like isoform X3: protein MEVRFGAKIVRLSSHPVRAFQGSDALFQWILNKHRPARHDFQRLVFGIWRNGYLSSYILSVTKDGEVIPNPSLRDEFPSLAERVQWKGDLAKSIAAFQVSQIEAEDQMDYGLRLEFFTLRDSQSDFLSLRVEVETKSAITAILSPPLSEAPGSNTSFRCEFQVGDPDKSVYDGITVGTWKRGGIYMTLLTLTKNETIILNPKLDQEVPKYIGRVQAKIWSIKTNNTSALSIEFRDLRQSDEKTYGCRMFFGPFQGSLGASVWINVEDHSEQYESRMTEESFEIRVRESVRLPCQALSEVIQLDGAFKVVYWSYCSSQKCHGEHIKWSWVAGMNRTGITRVNDTGPYGNRTTMFSNGSLEIVNVNPSDETVYRCTVERINYASPHSRFFLLKIDSRVPPKITSRSPDEVKVHEGNVLYLKCDAKGMPAPIKVWSRDGQALENTTLVDDHFILENATKADAGAYMCVASNSVGSDSYMVIVTILPTEVFLSKGPGPTSISTKEGLSGGEIAVIVVALVVVLSIAVILYCVWRNKARHDRQARRGKNAVNGTGAEVRVLYKAEGTVL from the exons ATGGAGGTAA GGTTCGGCGCTAAAATCGTCCGGCTATCGTCACATCCCGTAAGAGCGTTTCAAGGATCTGATGCTTTGTTTCAATGGATTCTAAATAAGCACCGTCCAGCAAGGCATGATTTCCAAAGATTGGTTTTCGGCATATGGAGGAACGGTTATCTTTCCTCGTACATTCTTTCAGTAACAAAAGATGGCGAAGTCATCCCAAACCCAAGCCTAAGAGACGAGTTCCCCTCCCTGGCTGAACGTGTTCAGTGGAAAGGAGACTTGGCCAAGTCTATAGCTGCTTTCCAAGTTTCTCAGATTGAGGCTGAAGACCAGATGGATTATGGATTGCGACTTGAATTTTTCACCTTGAGAGATTCGCAGTCTGATTTTCTTAGCCTTCGTGTTGAAG TGGAGACGAAGTCTGCGATCACTGCCATACTTTCACCACCCCTCTCAGAGGCCCCAGGGAGCAACACTTCCTTCCGTTGCGAATTCCAAGTAGGTGATCCGGACAAATCGGTCTACGATGGTATCACAGTTGGAACTTGGAAGCGAGGAGGGATCTACATGACACTACTAACTTTGACGAAGAACGAAACGATCATCTTAAATCCAAAGCTAGATCAGGAAGTGCCGAAATACATTGGAAGGGTCCAGGCCAAGATTTGGTCCATCAAGACAAACAACACTTCTGCGCTTTCAATCGAGTTTAGAGATTTGAGACAATCTGATGAGAAGACTTATGGATGTCGCATGTTTTTTGGGCCATTCCAAGGCTCGCTTGGTGCATCAGTTTGGATTAACGTGGAAG ACCACAGTGAACAATACGAAAGCCGAATGACAGAAGAATCTTTCGAGATACGAGTGAGGGAATCTGTCAGGCTTCCTTGCCAGGCATTGTCAGAAGTAATACAGCTGGATGGGGCGTTTAAAGTGGTTTATTGGTCTTACTGTAGTTCTCAGAAGTGCCATGGTGAACATATAAAATGGTCTTGGGTGGCTGGTATGAACAGGACAGGGATCACTCGAGTTAACGATACAG GTCCTTATGGAAACCGCACGACAATGTTTTCAAACGGCTCTCTTGAGATAGTCAATGTCAACCCCAGTGACGAGACGGTCTACAGATGCACTGTGGAGAGAATAAACTATGCCTCTCCTCATTCACGCTTTTTCTTGTTAAAAATAGATTCTCGGG TGCCACCAAAGATAACCTCACGATCACCGGATGAAGTCAAAGTGCATGAAGGAAACGTGCTTTACTTAAAGTGTGATGCAAAGGGCATGCCTGCTCCCATCAAAGTCTGGAGTAGGGACGGACAGGCCCTAGAGAACACAACTCTTGTTGACGACCACTTCATACTAGAGAATGCCACAAAAGCCGATGCCGGTGCTTATATGTGTGTAGCCTCTAACTCTGTTGGATCCGACAGTTACATGGTCATAGTCACCATATTGCCCACCGAAG TTTTTCTCTCGAAAGGACCAGGGCCTACAAGTATTTCGACCAAGGAAGGACTATCAGGTGGTGAAATTGCTGTAATTGTTGTTGCTTTAGTTGTTGTTTTATCCATCGCTGTGATACTTTATTGTGTCTGGAGAAACAAAGCTCGCCATGACAGACAAGCCCGAAGAGGGAAGAATG CTGTCAATGGCACAGGTGCAGAAGT AAGAGTTCTGTACAAGGCGGAGGGAACTGTGCTTTGA